One genomic segment of Culturomica massiliensis includes these proteins:
- a CDS encoding glycoside hydrolase family 2 TIM barrel-domain containing protein: MERENPAVNQINRERMHAHFIPYTKEADAVAKERKAASRVSLNGIWQFKYSVNPASRPQDFYKKGFKTKGWNRIEVPGSWELQGFDAPIYTDTKYPFPANPPHIPADYNPVGSYIREFTLPENWTGKDIILHFGGVESAFYCWLNGEFVGYSEDSRLPAEFDITRLVKKGKNKLAVEVYRYSDGSYLECQDYWRYSGIERDVWLIARPLSRMRDFEISQQLVDNYRNGDFQVKVMAEKRGLTPGTAFEVKLLDKDRVIFSEKSVVKSVSDTLHVFSKKVMDARRWTAETPELYTLVINTLNPAGKVTESVAHRLGFRTVEIRNGMLQVNGVPVFIKGVNRHEHDPHKGRSVSYESMLHDITLMKQFNINAVRCSHYPNIEEWYELCDEYGIYLVDEANLESHGMEDTEVGTLATTPEWITPFMERMSRMVERDKNYTSVITWSLGNESGYGEHFETTYHWTKQRDTTRPVQYEGSGREGATDIYCPMYARIWRLREHANQRRSEPLILCEYAHAMGNSVGNLQDYWDLVYKYDQLQGGFIWDWVDQTFAIKDKNGNPIWGYGGDMGYVGVKNDSNFCANGLVAANRFLHPHIWEVKKVYQGIHFAGEPFQPNRLKITNRNDFVTSGVYDFIWKIKADGKVVAQGLLNVPEVQPHGFAIVELPLPVLQPLAGTEYFLHLEARTKQATDLVPQGHLAASEQFLLPVEVLAPVAPAIEGTLALTKENKQIRVSGATFEVRFSEETGDLTGLKYDGKEMLKEGLRANFWRAQTDNDVANRMMQRCGTWLNAGKEMVLQQLETHSSGNRVIVSAVYRMPEQASVYKVVYTVYADGAVNVDNVFLAGQKALPEMPRYGMRMILQSEYDQMTWFGRGPHENYFDRKSSADIDLYKATVWEQFHPYVRPQETANKSDVRWCTLRNNDGNGILVIGAQPLNVSAWNFPMQDIMHVSPNVERKHGGSILKQDMVWFNIDLQQMGVGGDTSWGAQTHPEYTITPDNKHYSFTIVPLRSGDEPLKLSKKGYGK; this comes from the coding sequence ATGGAAAGAGAAAATCCGGCTGTTAATCAAATAAACCGGGAGCGGATGCATGCTCATTTTATTCCCTATACCAAAGAGGCTGATGCTGTTGCTAAGGAACGGAAGGCTGCTTCGCGGGTATCCTTAAACGGTATATGGCAATTTAAATACTCCGTAAATCCGGCCAGCCGTCCGCAGGATTTTTATAAAAAAGGGTTTAAGACCAAAGGATGGAACAGGATAGAGGTTCCGGGAAGTTGGGAATTACAAGGATTCGATGCTCCGATATATACGGATACAAAATATCCTTTCCCGGCAAATCCGCCTCATATCCCGGCAGATTATAATCCTGTCGGATCTTATATCCGGGAATTTACATTGCCTGAAAACTGGACGGGTAAAGATATTATTTTACATTTCGGCGGTGTTGAATCGGCTTTTTATTGCTGGTTAAACGGGGAATTTGTCGGATATAGTGAAGACAGCCGTTTACCGGCGGAATTTGATATTACCCGCTTGGTAAAAAAGGGAAAAAATAAATTGGCTGTAGAGGTATATCGTTACAGTGACGGTTCCTACCTTGAATGTCAGGATTATTGGAGATATAGCGGTATTGAGCGGGACGTATGGCTGATCGCCCGTCCGTTGTCGCGTATGCGTGATTTTGAAATTTCACAGCAATTGGTAGATAATTACCGGAACGGGGATTTTCAGGTGAAAGTAATGGCTGAAAAACGGGGACTGACACCGGGGACTGCTTTTGAAGTGAAATTGCTGGACAAGGACCGGGTGATCTTTTCGGAAAAATCGGTAGTAAAATCCGTTTCGGATACCCTACATGTATTTTCGAAAAAGGTGATGGATGCCCGGAGATGGACGGCTGAAACGCCGGAATTGTATACATTGGTGATCAATACGTTGAATCCTGCGGGTAAAGTGACCGAATCTGTGGCTCATCGCTTGGGCTTCCGGACGGTGGAAATCCGTAACGGCATGTTGCAGGTGAACGGGGTGCCTGTCTTTATCAAAGGGGTCAATCGTCATGAGCACGATCCGCATAAAGGAAGAAGTGTCAGCTATGAAAGTATGCTACACGATATCACTTTGATGAAGCAATTCAATATCAATGCGGTACGTTGCAGTCATTATCCGAATATAGAAGAGTGGTACGAATTGTGCGATGAATATGGTATTTATCTGGTTGATGAAGCCAATCTGGAGTCACACGGTATGGAAGATACTGAAGTCGGCACATTGGCAACTACTCCGGAGTGGATAACTCCATTTATGGAAAGAATGAGCCGCATGGTAGAACGGGACAAAAACTATACATCCGTCATTACCTGGTCTTTGGGGAATGAATCCGGTTACGGAGAGCATTTCGAAACAACGTATCACTGGACCAAACAACGGGATACGACTCGTCCGGTACAATATGAAGGTTCGGGCCGTGAAGGCGCGACCGACATTTATTGTCCGATGTATGCCCGGATATGGCGTTTACGCGAACATGCCAATCAAAGACGTTCGGAACCATTGATTTTGTGCGAGTATGCACATGCAATGGGAAATAGTGTCGGAAATCTGCAGGATTATTGGGACCTTGTATACAAGTACGATCAATTGCAGGGGGGCTTTATCTGGGATTGGGTTGACCAAACTTTTGCTATAAAAGATAAAAACGGGAATCCGATCTGGGGATACGGCGGTGATATGGGATATGTGGGCGTGAAAAACGATTCTAATTTCTGTGCTAACGGATTGGTTGCTGCCAACCGTTTCTTACATCCCCATATCTGGGAAGTGAAAAAGGTGTATCAGGGTATCCATTTCGCCGGTGAGCCTTTCCAGCCCAATCGTCTGAAAATAACCAACCGGAATGATTTTGTGACTTCCGGTGTCTACGATTTTATTTGGAAAATAAAAGCTGACGGAAAAGTGGTAGCACAAGGTCTTTTAAATGTACCGGAGGTGCAACCTCACGGGTTTGCAATAGTGGAACTGCCGCTACCCGTTTTACAACCGTTGGCCGGTACGGAATATTTCTTACATCTTGAGGCCCGTACCAAACAAGCAACCGACCTTGTTCCTCAAGGTCATCTGGCAGCCAGTGAACAATTCTTATTGCCGGTGGAGGTATTGGCACCTGTTGCACCTGCAATTGAAGGCACTCTGGCTTTGACGAAGGAGAATAAGCAAATCCGGGTTTCCGGTGCGACTTTTGAAGTTCGTTTTTCGGAAGAAACCGGAGACCTTACCGGATTGAAATATGACGGGAAAGAAATGTTGAAAGAAGGATTGCGCGCTAATTTCTGGCGGGCACAAACGGATAATGATGTTGCCAATCGCATGATGCAACGGTGTGGGACCTGGCTGAATGCAGGTAAGGAGATGGTTTTGCAGCAACTGGAAACTCATTCCTCCGGTAACCGGGTGATTGTATCCGCTGTTTATCGGATGCCGGAACAGGCTTCTGTATATAAGGTCGTATATACTGTATATGCAGACGGAGCCGTGAATGTCGACAATGTATTTCTGGCCGGACAGAAGGCTTTGCCTGAAATGCCTCGTTACGGGATGCGGATGATATTGCAGAGTGAATACGATCAGATGACCTGGTTTGGACGCGGACCGCATGAAAACTATTTCGACCGGAAGTCTTCTGCCGATATCGATTTATATAAAGCTACGGTGTGGGAGCAATTTCATCCTTATGTGCGCCCGCAGGAAACGGCCAATAAGTCGGATGTACGCTGGTGTACTTTACGGAATAATGACGGAAATGGGATATTGGTTATCGGGGCACAACCATTGAATGTGAGCGCCTGGAATTTCCCGATGCAGGATATTATGCATGTCAGCCCGAATGTTGAAAGAAAGCACGGCGGGAGTATCCTGAAACAGGATATGGTATGGTTCAATATCGATTTACAGCAGATGGGGGTCGGCGGAGATACATCCTGGGGAGCGCAAACGCATCCAGAATATACGATTACTCCGGATAATAAGCATTATTCCTTTACGATCGTACCTTTACGGTCCGGAGATGAGCCTTTAAAGCTTTCTAAAAAAGGCTACGGGAAGTAG
- a CDS encoding MGH1-like glycoside hydrolase domain-containing protein, with protein sequence MKKFWWIGFVALAAFGCCRNEACKEEQALKYPNILDINYTPETIRGGAGWFTDQGAWMGFTLPTAEKFTNGFCGPFDLDNRHWLSRSLVRPGFIDNGKVVSPEAFQADSMAYFPGQLYMQSSFSDIRIVQRLFFTDKNHALLVCESNRKIDWFFEGKLWDEDDTVEVRDKSLIIYLPRGEVAAVTFQNDAELMQMSSVYKASFKQVADVRAAVFSFFNTKEEMEAGLPVAETILENIKAEKAAHCSRWNNYLSSVLRTDMPAAYDRVAVKAMVTLLANWRSSKGDMLHDGMVPSHAVGYFVGFWAWDTWKQAVATVHFEPELAKNQIRSMFDYQDEYGMIADCIYSDKRENNYRDSKPPLAAWAVMEVFRHTGDTAFIREMYPQLLKYYRWWYQYRDHDRNGICEFGATDGTEEAAKWESGMDNAVRFDEATMVRNAENAWSFNQESVDLNAYLGYEYELLQEMAGIIGESFEEPDYREKIRTYFFDPQQGYFFDRVLNGDLVRVEGPEGWTPIWTGLASKEQVEAAMKIIADTSKFSTYIPFPTLAADHPKFLPKGYWRGPIWLDQVYFGISGIRKYGYIKEADTYTDQVFTRLQGLTEGAPIHENYGTHDGGLLKAPHFSWSSAHLLMLYWEYGKK encoded by the coding sequence ATGAAAAAATTCTGGTGGATTGGGTTTGTGGCTTTAGCAGCGTTCGGATGTTGCCGTAACGAAGCTTGTAAAGAAGAACAGGCCCTGAAGTATCCGAACATTTTGGACATCAATTACACGCCTGAAACAATTCGTGGAGGGGCCGGTTGGTTTACCGATCAGGGTGCCTGGATGGGGTTTACGCTCCCGACGGCAGAGAAATTTACGAATGGATTTTGCGGTCCTTTCGATTTGGATAATCGTCATTGGTTAAGCCGCTCATTGGTGAGACCGGGATTTATTGATAACGGCAAAGTCGTTTCACCGGAAGCTTTTCAGGCTGACAGTATGGCTTATTTCCCGGGACAACTGTATATGCAGAGTAGTTTCTCGGATATTCGCATAGTTCAGCGGCTCTTTTTTACGGATAAGAATCATGCCTTGCTCGTATGTGAAAGCAATCGGAAGATCGACTGGTTTTTCGAGGGGAAACTTTGGGATGAAGACGATACGGTGGAAGTCCGTGATAAAAGTCTGATCATTTATTTGCCTCGGGGAGAAGTTGCTGCGGTGACTTTTCAGAACGATGCGGAATTGATGCAAATGTCTTCCGTATATAAAGCTTCATTTAAGCAGGTTGCCGATGTGCGGGCGGCTGTTTTCTCCTTTTTTAATACGAAGGAGGAAATGGAAGCCGGATTACCGGTGGCTGAAACAATCCTGGAAAACATAAAAGCCGAAAAGGCGGCTCATTGCAGCAGATGGAACAATTACCTTTCCAGTGTTTTGCGGACAGATATGCCTGCTGCTTATGACCGCGTAGCCGTGAAGGCGATGGTAACGCTTTTGGCTAATTGGCGGAGCAGTAAGGGAGATATGCTGCATGACGGAATGGTGCCTTCACATGCCGTTGGATATTTTGTCGGCTTTTGGGCTTGGGATACCTGGAAACAGGCCGTTGCAACCGTACATTTTGAGCCTGAATTGGCAAAGAATCAAATTCGTTCCATGTTCGATTATCAGGATGAGTACGGAATGATAGCCGATTGTATCTATAGCGATAAACGTGAAAATAATTATCGCGATAGCAAACCGCCTTTGGCAGCCTGGGCTGTGATGGAAGTGTTTCGTCATACGGGAGATACGGCATTTATCCGTGAAATGTATCCTCAATTGTTGAAATATTACCGTTGGTGGTATCAATACCGGGATCATGACCGGAACGGTATTTGTGAGTTCGGTGCAACTGACGGAACCGAAGAAGCCGCTAAATGGGAGAGCGGTATGGATAATGCGGTTCGCTTTGACGAGGCCACTATGGTCCGGAATGCTGAGAATGCCTGGAGCTTTAATCAGGAATCTGTCGATTTGAATGCTTATCTGGGATATGAATACGAGCTTTTACAAGAGATGGCCGGAATAATCGGTGAAAGCTTTGAGGAGCCCGATTATCGTGAAAAAATCCGGACTTATTTTTTCGATCCGCAACAAGGTTACTTCTTTGATCGGGTTTTGAACGGAGATTTGGTAAGGGTAGAAGGACCTGAAGGTTGGACGCCGATATGGACGGGGCTGGCTTCCAAAGAACAAGTGGAGGCTGCCATGAAGATCATTGCAGATACCAGTAAGTTTTCGACTTATATACCTTTCCCGACTTTGGCTGCCGATCACCCGAAGTTTTTACCGAAAGGATACTGGAGAGGTCCGATTTGGTTGGATCAGGTGTATTTCGGTATTTCCGGTATCCGGAAGTATGGCTATATAAAAGAAGCGGATACATATACCGATCAGGTGTTTACCCGGTTGCAGGGACTGACGGAGGGAGCTCCTATTCATGAAAATTACGGAACCCATGACGGAGGACTTTTGAAAGCCCCTCATTTCAGTTGGTCTTCGGCACACTTGCTGATGCTTTATTGGGAGTATGGGAAAAAATAA
- a CDS encoding lysine exporter LysO family protein — translation MLGSLIIVTFFVLGAVLGRFVEMPGFITENDPTLYALYVLMFLVGVSIGSDKKALRALRQQNIRIALVPLGTILGTLAGSALISFFLQHRSMTDCLAVGSGFGYYSLSSIFITQYKGAELGTIALASNIIRELVTLLAAPFLVRYFGKLAPISVGGATTMDTTLPIITQTSGKEFVVVSIFHGITVDFTVPFLVTFFCTI, via the coding sequence AGTTTAATTATAGTAACTTTTTTTGTACTGGGAGCTGTACTCGGACGATTTGTTGAGATGCCGGGTTTTATTACAGAAAATGATCCGACTTTGTATGCTTTGTATGTTTTGATGTTTTTGGTAGGTGTCAGTATTGGAAGTGATAAAAAAGCATTGCGGGCATTGCGGCAGCAAAACATAAGAATTGCATTGGTTCCGCTGGGAACAATTCTGGGAACATTGGCCGGTTCTGCCTTGATTAGCTTTTTCTTGCAGCACAGAAGCATGACTGATTGCCTGGCTGTAGGTTCCGGATTTGGTTACTATTCGTTGTCTTCTATTTTTATTACGCAATATAAGGGAGCCGAGCTGGGGACAATCGCTTTGGCTTCCAATATTATCCGGGAGTTGGTGACATTGCTGGCTGCCCCCTTTTTGGTGCGTTACTTTGGGAAACTGGCGCCTATATCTGTGGGAGGAGCGACGACAATGGATACGACTTTACCGATTATCACCCAGACTTCAGGTAAGGAATTTGTCGTTGTATCGATTTTTCACGGTATAACGGTAGATTTTACCGTACCTTTTCTGGTTACTTTTTTTTGTACGATCTGA